One genomic region from Actinomycetota bacterium encodes:
- a CDS encoding Rieske 2Fe-2S domain-containing protein gives MADKGWHKAVRSSDLQAGDIFPAAAGRDYVLVARLQSGEAVAFASRCPHQGTELEGATVWDNKVRCPKHQYLYDPRDGANIHPTERFGPEKLWKTRPGYLPTFTVREREGWVWVFEEPRPPPASYDPSLEEPPEGAELEPVVVEEEDGRPTEAVKVLKVAQGASFELRLPMNPLPGNAWHVEVVGDLLEVVEEGLSDESPPWWRARIQAHDPGEDEVECRFLAPWDREPSELRRYVVQVFETG, from the coding sequence ATGGCTGACAAGGGGTGGCACAAGGCCGTGCGCAGCTCCGACCTCCAGGCCGGGGACATCTTCCCGGCGGCCGCCGGGCGCGACTACGTGCTGGTGGCCCGGCTGCAGTCCGGCGAGGCGGTGGCCTTCGCCAGCCGCTGCCCCCACCAGGGCACGGAGCTGGAGGGGGCCACGGTGTGGGACAACAAGGTCCGCTGCCCCAAGCACCAGTACCTCTACGACCCCCGCGACGGGGCCAACATCCACCCCACCGAGCGGTTCGGCCCCGAGAAGCTGTGGAAGACGAGGCCCGGTTACCTGCCCACGTTCACGGTTCGCGAACGGGAGGGGTGGGTGTGGGTCTTCGAGGAGCCGCGCCCGCCCCCGGCCAGCTACGACCCTTCGCTGGAGGAGCCGCCCGAGGGGGCCGAGCTCGAGCCGGTGGTCGTCGAGGAGGAGGACGGGCGGCCCACCGAGGCCGTCAAGGTGCTCAAGGTGGCTCAGGGGGCGTCGTTCGAGTTGCGCCTGCCCATGAACCCCCTGCCCGGCAACGCCTGGCACGTCGAGGTCGTGGGCGACCTGCTGGAGGTCGTCGAGGAGGGCCTGTCCGACGAGAGCCCGCCCTGGTGGCGGGCGCGCATCCAGGCCCACGACCCCGGAGAGGACGAGGTCGAGTGCCGGTTCCTGGCCCCCTGGGACCGCGAGCCGTCCGAGCTGCGCCGTTACGTCGTCCAGGTGTTCGAGACGGGCTAG
- a CDS encoding DUF2905 family protein codes for MELDGIGKLLVVVGLAVAALGALLIVGGGLGLGRLPGDFDFRRGNTRVFVPLATGLLLSVVATVLINLFTRR; via the coding sequence GTGGAGCTCGACGGAATAGGCAAGCTGCTGGTCGTGGTCGGCCTGGCCGTGGCTGCCCTCGGTGCCCTGCTGATCGTGGGCGGCGGCTTGGGCCTGGGCCGCCTGCCCGGGGACTTCGACTTCCGGCGGGGCAACACCCGGGTCTTCGTCCCCCTGGCCACCGGCCTGCTGCTGTCGGTGGTGGCCACCGTGCTCATCAACCTGTTCACCCGCCGGTAG
- a CDS encoding ATP-binding protein translates to MEARTSLSPTAASVAAARRFVRDVLTNRDASPLVVETAELLTSEVVTNAIVHAASGPDLVVRIARSRVRVEVQDTSPSVPARQYAGPLSTSGRGMAIVDDLAKDWGVEHVPEGKRVWFELAFSTSPRPFWRRGGGFS, encoded by the coding sequence ATCGAAGCCCGGACGTCGCTCTCGCCCACGGCGGCCAGTGTCGCCGCCGCCCGCCGGTTCGTCCGGGACGTGCTCACGAACCGCGACGCCAGCCCGCTGGTGGTCGAGACGGCCGAGCTCCTGACCAGCGAGGTCGTCACCAACGCCATAGTGCACGCCGCCTCGGGCCCCGACCTGGTGGTGCGCATCGCCCGCAGCCGGGTCCGGGTCGAGGTGCAGGACACCAGCCCGTCCGTGCCCGCCCGCCAGTACGCCGGCCCCCTGTCGACCTCGGGGCGGGGCATGGCCATCGTCGACGACCTGGCCAAGGACTGGGGCGTGGAGCACGTGCCCGAGGGCAAGCGGGTGTGGTTCGAGCTGGCGTTCAGCACCTCGCCCCGGCCCTTCTGGCGCCGGGGCGGTGGCTTCAGCTGA
- a CDS encoding cupredoxin domain-containing protein yields MTTTTSRGRALAALAVLALALAAAACGGDDEPTVSQPGTTATTSAASSPTTAAAASGGATTTTVAPNTITIANFAFAGLDGARSGGTWRVTNSDSVPHTVTAVDGSFVWAVAAGQTATFDRALAPGRYPVKCDIHPAMTGTLVVS; encoded by the coding sequence ATGACAACCACCACCTCCCGCGGGCGCGCCCTGGCCGCCCTGGCCGTGCTCGCCCTGGCCTTGGCGGCCGCCGCCTGCGGCGGCGACGACGAACCCACCGTCTCCCAGCCGGGCACCACGGCCACCACCTCCGCCGCCTCCAGCCCGACGACGGCCGCCGCCGCCAGCGGCGGGGCCACGACCACGACCGTGGCCCCCAACACGATCACGATCGCCAACTTCGCCTTCGCGGGCCTTGACGGGGCACGGTCGGGTGGCACGTGGCGGGTCACCAACTCCGACTCGGTGCCCCACACGGTCACGGCCGTCGACGGGTCGTTCGTGTGGGCCGTGGCCGCCGGCCAGACGGCCACCTTCGACCGGGCGCTGGCCCCGGGCCGCTACCCGGTCAAGTGCGACATACACCCGGCCATGACGGGCACCCTGGTCGTCAGCTGA
- a CDS encoding error-prone DNA polymerase — GETPTIPAQVSRPRPRPRPRPRPRPPGPDPAGRHLVVLARGPGGYARLSRALSAAHLAAGEKNRPRVGLADLAGAHGGEWLVLTGCRKGAVPAALVAEGPAAAARELARLVDAFGRDNVAVELWDHGDPLDSARNDALVSLAAGAGVEVVATNNVHYAFPARRPLATALAAVRARRSLDEADGWLPAAASAHLRSGAEQARRFARYPGAVERAADHGRACAFDLSLVAPRLPDYPVPPGHTEMSWLAELVRRGEAHRYPGNGQAHRQIAHELGVIEALGFAGYFLIVWDIVEFCRANDIYCQGRGSAANSAVCYALGITKADAVGLGLLFERFLSPERDGPPDIDLDIEHERREEVIQYVYGRYGRENAAQVANVITYRPRSAVRDMGKALGHPPGALDAWSKQVEGWWMAEVAPASTDIPEPVLALARQVEGYPRHLGIHSGGMVICDRPVVEVCPVEWARMEGRTVLQWDKDDCAATGLVKIDLLGLGMLTALHLAVDVIGEVHGVEVDLATIAQEDAVYDMLCAADSVGVFQVESRAQMATLPRLKPRTFYDLVVEVALIRPGPIQGGSVHPYIRRRNGTEPVTYLHPLLEKSLAKTLGVPLFQEQLMQMAIDVAGFTPGEADQLRQAMGSKRSHQRMAALRGRLFEGMAVNGITGAVAEQIYEKLAAFADFGFPESHSVSFAYLVYASAWVKLHYPDAFLASLLNSQPMGFYSPNTLVADARRHGVEVLGPDVNLSAEQAKVGPPGTVRLGLDYVRSLGPETARRVAERQPYASMEDLVRRAGVGLAAVEALATAGAFGSLGLDRRAALWAAGAVSQAGDDRLPGVVVGAEAPALAAMTEPEVTAADLWATGISADRHPVQFARPQLDEIGALTVAALASVAHGRRVAVGGLVTHRQRPATANGTIFVNLEDETGMANVICSAAVWARHRRLARSSPALLVRGRLERAEGAVNVVAERLEPLPLATASPKSRDFR; from the coding sequence GGCGAAACGCCCACGATTCCCGCGCAGGTTTCGCGACCGCGACCGCGACCGAGACCGCGGCCGCGGCCTCGTCCTCCCGGCCCCGATCCCGCGGGGCGGCACCTGGTCGTGCTGGCCCGGGGGCCGGGGGGGTACGCCCGCCTGTCCCGGGCCCTGTCCGCCGCCCACCTGGCGGCCGGGGAGAAGAACCGGCCCCGGGTGGGGCTGGCCGACCTGGCCGGGGCCCACGGGGGGGAGTGGTTGGTGTTGACCGGGTGCCGCAAGGGCGCGGTGCCCGCCGCCCTGGTGGCCGAGGGACCGGCAGCCGCGGCCCGCGAGCTGGCCCGGCTGGTGGACGCCTTCGGGCGCGACAACGTGGCCGTGGAGCTGTGGGACCACGGCGACCCGCTGGACTCGGCCCGCAACGACGCCCTGGTCTCGCTGGCGGCCGGGGCCGGGGTCGAGGTGGTGGCCACCAACAACGTCCACTACGCCTTCCCGGCCCGGCGCCCGCTGGCCACCGCCCTGGCCGCGGTGCGCGCCCGCCGGTCCCTCGACGAGGCCGACGGGTGGCTGCCGGCGGCCGCGTCCGCCCACCTGCGCTCGGGGGCCGAGCAGGCCCGCCGCTTCGCCCGCTACCCGGGAGCGGTCGAGCGGGCCGCCGACCACGGCCGGGCGTGTGCCTTCGACCTGTCGCTGGTCGCCCCCCGGCTGCCCGACTACCCGGTCCCGCCCGGTCACACCGAGATGAGCTGGCTGGCCGAGCTGGTGCGCCGGGGCGAGGCTCACCGCTACCCGGGCAACGGCCAGGCCCACCGCCAGATCGCCCACGAGCTGGGGGTCATCGAAGCGCTGGGGTTCGCCGGTTACTTCCTGATCGTCTGGGACATCGTCGAGTTCTGCCGGGCCAACGACATCTACTGCCAGGGACGGGGTTCGGCCGCCAACTCGGCCGTCTGTTACGCGCTGGGCATCACCAAGGCCGACGCCGTGGGGCTGGGCCTGCTCTTCGAGCGGTTCCTGTCGCCCGAGCGCGACGGGCCGCCCGACATCGACCTCGACATCGAGCACGAGCGGCGCGAGGAGGTGATCCAGTACGTCTACGGCCGCTACGGCCGGGAGAACGCCGCCCAGGTGGCCAACGTGATCACCTACCGGCCCCGCTCGGCGGTGCGCGACATGGGCAAGGCCCTGGGCCACCCCCCGGGTGCCCTCGACGCCTGGTCCAAGCAGGTCGAGGGGTGGTGGATGGCCGAGGTGGCCCCGGCCAGCACCGACATCCCCGAGCCGGTGCTGGCCCTGGCCCGCCAGGTCGAGGGTTACCCCCGCCACCTCGGCATCCACTCGGGGGGGATGGTCATCTGTGACCGGCCGGTGGTCGAGGTGTGCCCGGTGGAGTGGGCCCGCATGGAGGGCCGCACCGTCCTGCAGTGGGACAAGGACGACTGCGCGGCGACCGGCCTGGTCAAGATCGACCTTCTGGGACTGGGCATGCTCACCGCCCTGCACCTGGCCGTGGACGTCATCGGCGAGGTCCACGGAGTCGAGGTCGACCTGGCCACCATCGCCCAGGAGGACGCCGTCTACGACATGCTGTGCGCGGCCGACTCGGTGGGGGTCTTCCAGGTCGAGAGCCGGGCCCAGATGGCCACCCTGCCCCGGCTCAAGCCCCGCACCTTCTACGACCTGGTGGTCGAGGTGGCCCTGATCCGTCCCGGGCCCATCCAGGGCGGTTCGGTCCACCCCTACATCCGCCGCCGCAACGGCACCGAGCCCGTCACCTACCTCCACCCGTTGCTGGAGAAGTCGCTGGCCAAGACCCTGGGCGTGCCCCTGTTCCAGGAGCAGTTGATGCAGATGGCCATCGACGTGGCCGGGTTCACCCCCGGGGAGGCCGACCAGCTGCGCCAGGCCATGGGGTCCAAGCGCAGCCACCAGCGCATGGCCGCCCTGCGGGGACGGCTGTTCGAGGGCATGGCCGTCAACGGGATCACGGGCGCCGTGGCCGAGCAGATCTACGAGAAGCTGGCCGCCTTCGCCGACTTCGGCTTCCCCGAGAGCCACTCGGTGTCCTTCGCCTACCTGGTCTACGCCTCGGCCTGGGTCAAGCTCCACTACCCCGACGCCTTCCTGGCCTCGCTGCTCAACTCCCAGCCCATGGGCTTCTACTCGCCCAACACGCTGGTGGCCGACGCCCGCCGCCACGGCGTCGAGGTTCTGGGGCCCGACGTAAACCTCTCGGCCGAGCAGGCCAAGGTGGGCCCGCCCGGCACCGTGAGGCTGGGCCTCGATTACGTGCGCAGCCTGGGCCCCGAGACGGCCCGGCGGGTGGCCGAGCGCCAGCCCTACGCCTCCATGGAAGACCTGGTACGCCGGGCCGGGGTGGGCCTGGCGGCCGTCGAGGCCCTGGCTACGGCCGGGGCCTTCGGGTCCCTGGGCCTCGACCGCCGGGCTGCCCTGTGGGCCGCCGGGGCCGTCTCCCAGGCGGGCGACGACCGCCTCCCAGGCGTGGTGGTGGGCGCCGAAGCCCCCGCCCTGGCGGCCATGACCGAGCCGGAGGTCACGGCCGCCGACCTGTGGGCCACCGGCATCTCGGCCGACCGCCACCCGGTGCAGTTCGCCCGGCCCCAGCTCGACGAGATAGGGGCGCTGACCGTGGCCGCCCTGGCGAGCGTGGCCCACGGCCGGCGGGTGGCGGTGGGGGGGCTGGTCACCCACCGCCAGCGCCCGGCCACGGCCAACGGCACGATCTTCGTAAACCTCGAGGACGAGACGGGCATGGCCAACGTGATCTGCTCGGCCGCCGTCTGGGCCCGCCACCGCCGCCTGGCCCGGTCGTCGCCCGCCCTTCTAGTCCGGGGCCGGCTCGAACGGGCCGAAGGGGCGGTCAACGTGGTGGCCGAACGCCTCGAGCCGCTGCCCCTGGCTACCGCCTCTCCCAAGTCCCGCGATTTCCGGTGA
- a CDS encoding PHP domain-containing protein: MGWNNPPAPRPELGRHDRHPGDGGDSPAWSRRRQPYQPPPAGPPAGPRGGGRGPAYAELHCHSAFSFLDGASLPEELAEEAARLGLDALALTDHDGFYGVVRFAEAASALGLPTVFGAELTLDLWPPSPHETCAGIGGVP; encoded by the coding sequence ATGGGGTGGAACAACCCGCCGGCGCCGAGGCCCGAGCTCGGCCGCCACGACCGGCACCCGGGCGACGGGGGCGACAGCCCGGCGTGGTCGCGCCGGCGCCAGCCCTACCAGCCTCCCCCCGCCGGGCCCCCGGCCGGGCCCAGGGGAGGCGGGCGGGGGCCGGCCTACGCAGAGCTGCACTGCCACTCGGCCTTCAGCTTCCTCGACGGGGCCTCGTTACCCGAGGAGCTGGCCGAGGAGGCCGCCCGCCTGGGCCTCGACGCTCTGGCCCTCACCGACCACGACGGCTTCTACGGGGTGGTGCGCTTCGCCGAGGCGGCCTCGGCCCTGGGCCTGCCCACCGTGTTCGGGGCCGAGCTGACCCTCGACCTGTGGCCGCCCTCACCCCACGAAACCTGCGCGGGAATCGGGGGCGTGCC
- a CDS encoding STAS domain-containing protein, which yields MSVEPNQGSPVVRVTGELDVATAPRLQQELQALSGSAPALVTLDLAETEFIDSTGLRAIVVAVKDLRASGGDLVVRSPSPSTARLLEISGLSAVVRVA from the coding sequence GTGTCCGTGGAACCTAACCAGGGCAGTCCCGTGGTCCGCGTCACCGGGGAGCTCGACGTGGCCACCGCGCCCCGCCTCCAGCAAGAGCTCCAGGCCCTGAGCGGCTCGGCCCCGGCGCTCGTCACCCTCGACTTGGCCGAGACCGAGTTCATAGATTCCACCGGCCTGCGGGCCATCGTGGTGGCCGTGAAGGACCTGCGGGCCTCGGGCGGCGACCTCGTCGTCCGCAGCCCGTCCCCCAGCACGGCCCGCCTCCTGGAGATCAGCGGCCTCTCCGCCGTCGTCCGGGTCGCCTGA
- a CDS encoding sialidase family protein, which yields MDGRRLAGCAVALGVMAGACSSSTTAGPPEASRAAQVNAFDDEVPLSRSHEGPAVVVDKDDPNIVYLAHVELITGECRFAVSVDRGATWRQENAPELLPFTRNCAMGAALPQNLRNELQQGPNGDLYWVFQANAPDRNGTRSVMLGRTSDGGRSWTTTAIDPGAPAPEPGVQMEVNFQGHLAIDPADPERLVAMWRRSFRNYPESLPTRPYMATSTDGGATWSAPQRMFEKNNGFDGPYPVIAGDSLYAFYRESAPPAPGADQPPLPEPPTTKLFVAISNDGGRTWAQDVEIARARDASEPMPLYDRTRNMFHVVWHDNRAEELDIYYSSSTDATTWTTPKLLNDDTRGTRVGQHYPRISMSPDGRIDVAWYDWRDDPFPPPTVGTGQILSLFSNRGTMSSVYMTSSRDGGETWTPNLKVNDLPIDRTIGTWKNNIDVLSPVAISSDNRGAVVAWSDTRNGNAISQAQDVFTSTVSFGTTEPRRVTALQAGLAGGLFGLGIAMCLAVFLFRRQNPAPETKPARQEQPVG from the coding sequence ATGGACGGACGACGGCTGGCAGGGTGTGCAGTGGCGTTGGGGGTGATGGCGGGAGCATGCTCGTCGAGCACGACCGCCGGCCCGCCGGAGGCGTCGAGGGCCGCCCAGGTGAACGCGTTCGACGACGAGGTGCCCCTGTCGCGCAGCCACGAGGGCCCGGCCGTCGTCGTCGACAAGGACGACCCCAACATCGTCTACCTGGCCCACGTCGAGCTGATCACCGGCGAGTGCCGGTTCGCCGTCTCGGTCGACCGGGGCGCCACCTGGCGCCAGGAGAACGCGCCCGAACTGCTGCCCTTCACCCGCAACTGCGCCATGGGGGCGGCCTTGCCCCAGAACCTGCGCAACGAGCTCCAGCAGGGCCCCAACGGCGACCTCTACTGGGTCTTCCAGGCCAACGCCCCCGACCGCAACGGCACCCGCAGCGTGATGCTGGGCCGCACCAGCGACGGTGGCCGGTCGTGGACCACCACCGCCATCGACCCGGGCGCGCCCGCGCCCGAGCCCGGCGTGCAGATGGAGGTCAACTTCCAGGGCCACCTGGCCATCGACCCGGCCGATCCCGAGCGTCTGGTCGCCATGTGGCGGCGTTCGTTCCGCAACTACCCCGAGTCGCTCCCGACCCGTCCTTACATGGCGACCTCGACCGACGGCGGGGCCACGTGGAGCGCGCCCCAGCGAATGTTCGAGAAGAACAACGGCTTCGACGGCCCCTACCCGGTCATCGCCGGCGACAGCCTCTACGCCTTCTACCGGGAGTCGGCGCCGCCTGCGCCGGGGGCTGACCAGCCGCCGCTGCCCGAGCCGCCCACCACCAAGCTGTTCGTGGCCATCTCCAACGACGGCGGCCGCACGTGGGCGCAGGACGTGGAGATCGCCCGGGCCCGCGACGCCAGCGAGCCCATGCCCCTCTACGACCGCACCCGCAACATGTTCCACGTCGTGTGGCACGACAACCGGGCCGAGGAGCTCGACATCTACTACTCGTCCTCGACCGACGCCACCACCTGGACCACACCCAAGCTGCTCAACGACGACACGCGGGGGACCCGCGTGGGCCAGCACTACCCCCGCATATCGATGAGCCCCGACGGGCGCATCGACGTGGCCTGGTACGACTGGCGCGACGACCCGTTCCCGCCGCCCACGGTCGGCACCGGCCAGATCCTGTCCCTGTTCAGCAACCGGGGCACGATGTCGAGCGTCTACATGACCAGCTCGCGCGACGGGGGTGAGACGTGGACGCCCAACCTCAAGGTCAACGACCTGCCCATCGACCGCACCATCGGCACGTGGAAGAACAACATCGACGTGCTCTCCCCGGTGGCCATCTCGTCGGACAACCGGGGGGCGGTCGTGGCCTGGTCGGACACCCGCAACGGCAACGCCATCAGCCAGGCCCAGGACGTGTTCACCTCGACCGTCTCGTTCGGCACGACCGAGCCCCGGCGGGTGACGGCCCTGCAGGCCGGCCTAGCCGGCGGCCTGTTCGGCCTCGGCATCGCCATGTGCCTGGCCGTGTTCCTGTTCCGCCGCCAGAACCCCGCCCCCGAGACCAAGCCCGCCCGCCAGGAACAACCGGTCGGCTGA
- a CDS encoding multicopper oxidase family protein, giving the protein MSPLSRRQFLALSGAASAGVVLAGCGGATPAAVPIEASGPEVAAAEARRRRLGARLHQVAISASPLAHDLGGLPVQTWGYNGIVPGPEVRLTAGDVLQARFTNNLPEPTTIHWHGLALRNDMDGVPELTQPLVAPGATFLYEFTAPDPGTFWFHPHHGLHLDTGLYAPLVIEDPREVGAYDREYTVVLDDWVHGLGQAPEEILDDLRAGRGAHAAHLEAAAAGGDPGPTSAELASAGGDVVYPLYLVNGRRPSQPVTFEARPGERLRLRIINAGSDTPFRVAVGGHQMVVTHTDGFPVEPVRVDSLIIAMAERYDVVVTVSEAGVFPLVAVAEAKANQAVALIRSGAGAAPPPDVRPSELTGRVLHNRDLRAAGDVRLPEGRPDRVYVAELGGGEEGYVWTINGAPHGDEPLKVRQGEKVRLVFNNTTTMFHPMHLHGHTFQVVRTDGSPGPRKDTTIVRPGERVAVDFVADNPGQWMVHCHNLYHQLGGMMTTVSYVRNGDGSTTARQRAAAWDRVKFACGWTGPVSTA; this is encoded by the coding sequence ATGTCTCCCCTGTCCCGGCGGCAGTTCCTGGCCCTGAGCGGTGCCGCGTCGGCGGGCGTCGTGCTGGCCGGTTGCGGTGGGGCCACCCCCGCGGCCGTGCCCATCGAGGCGTCGGGCCCGGAGGTGGCCGCAGCCGAGGCCCGGCGGCGGCGGTTGGGCGCCCGCCTGCACCAGGTGGCGATCTCCGCATCGCCCCTGGCCCACGACCTGGGCGGGCTACCCGTGCAGACCTGGGGCTACAACGGCATAGTCCCGGGGCCGGAGGTGAGGCTCACCGCCGGCGACGTCCTCCAGGCCCGGTTCACCAACAACCTGCCCGAGCCGACCACCATCCACTGGCACGGGCTGGCCCTGCGCAACGACATGGACGGCGTGCCCGAGCTGACCCAGCCCCTGGTGGCGCCGGGTGCGACCTTCCTCTACGAGTTCACGGCCCCCGATCCCGGGACGTTCTGGTTCCACCCCCACCACGGCCTCCACCTCGACACCGGCTTGTACGCCCCCCTCGTGATCGAGGACCCCCGCGAGGTCGGGGCCTACGACCGCGAGTACACGGTGGTGCTCGACGACTGGGTGCACGGGCTGGGCCAGGCCCCCGAGGAGATACTCGACGACCTGCGGGCCGGCCGGGGCGCCCACGCCGCCCACCTGGAGGCGGCGGCCGCCGGGGGTGACCCCGGGCCCACGAGCGCCGAACTGGCCAGCGCCGGCGGTGACGTCGTCTACCCGCTCTACCTGGTGAACGGCCGCCGTCCGTCCCAGCCCGTGACGTTCGAGGCCCGGCCCGGCGAGCGGCTCCGGCTGCGGATCATCAACGCCGGCTCGGACACACCGTTCCGGGTGGCGGTGGGCGGCCACCAGATGGTCGTCACCCACACCGACGGCTTCCCGGTCGAGCCCGTGCGCGTCGACTCGCTGATCATCGCCATGGCCGAGCGCTACGACGTGGTCGTGACCGTGAGCGAAGCCGGCGTGTTCCCGTTGGTGGCCGTGGCCGAGGCCAAGGCCAACCAGGCTGTGGCCCTCATCCGTTCGGGGGCGGGAGCGGCCCCGCCGCCAGACGTCCGGCCCTCCGAGCTCACCGGCAGGGTCCTGCACAACCGTGACCTGCGGGCCGCGGGCGACGTGCGCCTACCCGAAGGGCGGCCCGACCGGGTGTACGTGGCCGAGTTGGGCGGCGGCGAGGAGGGCTACGTGTGGACGATCAACGGCGCGCCCCACGGCGACGAGCCCCTCAAGGTGCGCCAGGGCGAGAAGGTGCGCCTGGTGTTCAACAACACGACCACGATGTTCCACCCCATGCACCTGCACGGCCACACCTTCCAGGTGGTGCGCACCGACGGCTCGCCGGGCCCCAGAAAAGACACGACGATCGTCCGCCCTGGGGAGAGGGTGGCCGTCGACTTCGTGGCCGACAACCCCGGCCAGTGGATGGTCCACTGCCACAACCTCTACCACCAGCTGGGCGGCATGATGACCACCGTCTCCTACGTGCGTAACGGGGACGGGTCGACGACCGCCCGCCAGCGGGCGGCCGCCTGGGACCGCGTCAAGTTCGCCTGCGGTTGGACGGGACCGGTGTCGACCGCCTGA
- a CDS encoding cupredoxin domain-containing protein — MAALLFMAACGSDGGTDDTPAPGADGATATTAHGHTHGGAPVNASCTPSGNTVTVVANNTSFQSDCLAAPADQAFTVSFENRDTVGHNIVFLESHSATEVMFRAEIFAGPGTRTFNAGPFRPGTYAFHCEVHPHQMSGAFVVR, encoded by the coding sequence ATGGCAGCCCTGCTCTTCATGGCCGCCTGCGGAAGCGACGGCGGCACCGACGACACCCCCGCGCCCGGGGCTGACGGCGCCACCGCGACCACGGCCCACGGGCACACCCACGGTGGGGCGCCGGTCAACGCCTCCTGCACCCCGTCGGGCAACACCGTGACCGTGGTGGCCAACAACACGTCGTTCCAGAGCGACTGTCTGGCGGCCCCCGCCGACCAGGCGTTCACCGTTTCGTTCGAGAACAGGGACACGGTTGGCCACAACATCGTGTTCCTCGAGAGCCACAGCGCCACCGAGGTGATGTTCCGGGCCGAGATCTTCGCCGGTCCCGGCACCCGCACGTTCAACGCCGGACCGTTCCGGCCGGGCACCTACGCCTTCCACTGCGAGGTCCACCCCCACCAGATGTCGGGGGCGTTCGTCGTCAGGTAG